The Synergistes jonesii genome includes a region encoding these proteins:
- a CDS encoding DegT/DnrJ/EryC1/StrS family aminotransferase, whose protein sequence is MRKEFLPFARPSVSEEAIADVADSIRSGWLTMGPKTILFEKNFAGYVGASYALAVNSATAGLHCALTALGIGAGDEVITTPMTFAATANAILFTGAKPVFADIDRETLDIVPENIERAVTKKTKAVMPVHFAGTPCDMDEIEAIADAHGLAVVEDAAHALGAEYKGRRIGADRGARRLSVFSFHPTKNITTGEGGMVCTQDEDLAEKIMMLRQNGMSRGAWNRYAAKGSANYDIFFPGLKYTMTDIQAAIGNSQLPELENFNRRRARIVAFYMRELADVPGIILPKPAPWAHKHSWHIFTPFVDIDLLGFSRDEFIARMKERNIGTALHYQALHLFSCYGGITGMGRGSLPEAEYVSDRIVSLPLFPAMIDEDAHDVVRAVKEVCRL, encoded by the coding sequence ATGAGAAAAGAATTTCTGCCTTTTGCGAGGCCGAGCGTGAGCGAGGAAGCGATAGCCGACGTGGCCGATTCTATCCGCAGCGGCTGGCTCACGATGGGGCCCAAGACGATACTCTTCGAGAAAAATTTTGCCGGATACGTCGGCGCGAGCTACGCGCTCGCGGTGAATTCCGCGACGGCGGGGCTGCACTGCGCGCTGACTGCGCTGGGGATAGGCGCCGGCGACGAGGTTATAACTACCCCCATGACCTTCGCCGCAACGGCCAACGCGATACTCTTCACCGGCGCGAAACCGGTATTCGCAGACATAGACAGGGAGACTCTCGACATAGTGCCGGAAAATATAGAGCGCGCGGTCACGAAAAAGACGAAGGCCGTCATGCCGGTGCACTTCGCCGGAACGCCGTGCGATATGGACGAGATAGAGGCGATCGCTGACGCCCACGGCCTCGCCGTCGTGGAGGACGCGGCCCACGCCCTGGGGGCGGAGTACAAGGGGCGCAGGATAGGGGCCGACAGGGGCGCGCGCCGCTTGTCCGTATTCAGCTTCCACCCGACGAAGAACATCACGACGGGCGAGGGCGGCATGGTCTGCACGCAGGACGAAGATCTCGCCGAAAAAATAATGATGCTGCGCCAGAACGGGATGTCCAGGGGCGCGTGGAACCGCTACGCGGCGAAGGGCAGCGCCAACTACGACATATTCTTCCCGGGGCTGAAATACACGATGACGGACATTCAGGCCGCGATCGGCAACTCGCAGCTGCCGGAGCTGGAGAATTTCAACAGGCGCCGCGCGCGGATCGTTGCGTTCTATATGAGGGAGCTCGCTGACGTTCCCGGCATAATCCTGCCGAAACCGGCGCCGTGGGCGCATAAGCATTCGTGGCACATATTCACGCCCTTCGTCGACATCGACCTCCTCGGCTTCAGCCGCGACGAATTCATCGCGCGGATGAAGGAACGGAACATCGGCACGGCGCTGCACTATCAGGCACTGCATCTCTTCAGCTGTTACGGAGGGATCACGGGCATGGGGCGCGGCTCTCTGCCCGAGGCGGAGTACGTCTCCGACAGAATCGTCTCTCTGCCGCTATTTCCGGCGATGATCGACGAAGACGCGCACGACGTCGTCCGCGCCGTTAAAGAGGTCTGCCGCCTATGA
- a CDS encoding glycosyltransferase — translation MTEEKKVEVSIVIPAYNEEESLHKLFDELWPVVENLGRSFEVIFINDGSRDATLSILRGFCEKRRGVRVIDLGANFGQHMAIMAGFDYARGEKIVTLDADLQNPPEEIPKLLKEMDEGHDVVGTYRVGRRDPIFRRAASKCVNKITNRIAKLHIQDYGCMLRGYDRRIIDIINESRETTTFIPALAQKFAVNPIEIPVAHRERELGESKYGLFQLIRLNFDLMTSFSLVPLQLVTMAGMLLSALSFLFLLYMFVRRLLLGVGTWQSFIEQAFEAAQFIVSGITLFALGIIGEYIGRIYREVSRRPRYAVRKVYEYEGNGE, via the coding sequence ATGACGGAAGAAAAAAAAGTCGAAGTATCGATAGTCATTCCCGCCTACAACGAGGAGGAGTCGCTGCATAAGCTTTTTGACGAGCTGTGGCCGGTCGTGGAAAATCTCGGCCGCTCCTTCGAGGTAATATTCATAAACGACGGCAGCCGCGACGCCACCCTTTCTATTCTGCGCGGCTTCTGTGAAAAGCGCCGCGGGGTGCGCGTAATAGACCTCGGCGCGAATTTCGGCCAGCATATGGCGATAATGGCCGGCTTCGACTACGCTAGGGGAGAAAAAATAGTCACGCTCGACGCGGACCTTCAGAATCCGCCGGAGGAGATTCCGAAGCTGCTGAAGGAGATGGACGAGGGGCACGACGTCGTCGGCACATACAGAGTCGGCCGGCGCGACCCGATATTCCGCAGGGCCGCGTCCAAGTGCGTCAACAAAATCACGAACAGGATCGCCAAGCTGCACATACAGGACTACGGCTGTATGCTCCGCGGCTACGACAGGCGCATAATAGACATCATCAACGAGAGCAGGGAGACGACGACCTTCATCCCGGCGCTCGCGCAGAAATTCGCGGTCAACCCGATAGAAATCCCCGTCGCGCACCGCGAGCGTGAGCTCGGCGAATCGAAGTACGGCCTCTTCCAGCTGATAAGGCTGAACTTCGACCTAATGACGAGCTTCTCCCTAGTGCCGCTCCAGCTCGTGACGATGGCGGGGATGTTGCTCTCGGCCCTTTCCTTCCTCTTCCTTCTTTACATGTTCGTACGCCGCCTGCTGCTCGGCGTCGGCACCTGGCAGTCCTTCATAGAACAGGCCTTCGAGGCCGCGCAGTTCATCGTCAGCGGCATAACGCTCTTTGCTCTGGGGATAATAGGGGAGTACATAGGGCGCATCTACCGCGAGGTGAGCAGAAGGCCGCGCTACGCTGTTAGGAAGGTCTACGAATACGAAGGAAACGGCGAATGA
- a CDS encoding DMT family transporter: MIEKTTLALILASAATNALGSSVMKHAYGGRGDLLSSGVVGAFLKIALNPWIALGLSLFGASFFFMAAALSRAELTFAYPLMSGVVYLLLLVIGFFIFHENITLMRVGGMALIIAGITMLAAQS, translated from the coding sequence ATGATCGAAAAAACGACACTCGCGCTGATACTCGCCTCCGCCGCGACGAACGCGCTCGGCAGCAGCGTCATGAAGCACGCCTACGGGGGGCGCGGCGACCTGCTCTCTTCCGGCGTGGTCGGCGCATTCCTGAAAATCGCGCTGAACCCGTGGATAGCGCTCGGGCTTTCGCTCTTCGGGGCCTCTTTCTTCTTCATGGCCGCCGCACTTTCGCGAGCCGAACTGACCTTCGCCTATCCGCTGATGTCCGGCGTCGTCTACCTTCTGCTGCTTGTGATAGGCTTTTTCATATTCCACGAGAATATAACTTTAATGCGCGTCGGTGGCATGGCTCTCATCATCGCGGGGATAACCATGCTCGCGGCGCAAAGTTAG
- a CDS encoding polysaccharide deacetylase family protein: protein MSRLALKVDVDTLRGYTCGVPRLLDLFAKHRIRASIFFSFGPDNSGKAIRRIFRPGFVSKMLRTKAPSTYGWKTLMYGTLLPAPLIVPSDPSILRRAYDEGHETGVHAWDHVYLQDRLGGVSKEEYLSLYEKARALYAGICGRDPDIVAAPGWQVSRAVLEAEQELGVAWASDVRGFSPFLPRFEGRDYRVPQIPTTLPTMDEIYGLPGINDVTLPKAWLDGMDKEWNVLTLHAEMEGISKLTLLENFLNMARALGVEFHTLGEYAKEAPLPRCAIVAGKLEGRAGRLALQQEIPAEER from the coding sequence ATGTCCCGCCTCGCGTTGAAGGTAGACGTCGATACCCTGCGCGGCTACACCTGCGGCGTGCCGCGCCTTCTCGACCTCTTCGCGAAACATCGTATACGCGCAAGCATATTCTTCTCCTTCGGCCCGGATAACTCCGGCAAAGCGATAAGAAGGATATTCCGCCCGGGCTTCGTCTCGAAGATGCTGCGCACGAAAGCGCCTTCGACCTACGGATGGAAGACCCTTATGTACGGCACGCTTCTGCCGGCGCCGCTGATAGTGCCGTCTGACCCCTCGATCCTGCGCCGCGCGTACGACGAGGGGCACGAGACCGGCGTGCACGCCTGGGACCACGTTTACCTGCAGGACCGCCTCGGCGGAGTATCGAAGGAGGAATATCTCTCGCTCTACGAAAAGGCGCGCGCGCTTTACGCCGGGATATGCGGCCGCGATCCTGATATAGTGGCCGCGCCCGGCTGGCAGGTATCCCGCGCGGTGCTGGAAGCCGAACAGGAGCTCGGCGTCGCGTGGGCGAGCGACGTGCGCGGCTTTTCGCCTTTTCTGCCGCGCTTCGAGGGGCGGGACTACCGCGTGCCGCAGATACCCACCACGCTGCCGACGATGGACGAAATCTACGGGCTCCCCGGCATAAACGACGTGACTCTGCCCAAAGCATGGCTCGACGGGATGGACAAGGAATGGAACGTGCTGACGCTCCACGCCGAGATGGAGGGGATATCGAAGCTCACGCTCTTGGAAAATTTCCTGAACATGGCGCGCGCGCTCGGCGTCGAATTCCATACTCTCGGCGAATACGCGAAGGAAGCGCCGCTCCCGCGCTGCGCTATAGTCGCGGGCAAGCTCGAAGGGCGCGCCGGCAGACTTGCGCTCCAGCAGGAAATCCCCGCGGAGGAGCGATAG
- a CDS encoding bifunctional UDP-4-keto-pentose/UDP-xylose synthase: MKLFVTGVNGFIGTHLLESILTKTDWHVSGFDISESNLLPYECRSHFTFRKGDIFKADKELEEEVIKADVVIPLAGIAKPAYYIKKPVWTFELDFEQNLKMVRLCAKYGKRIIFPSTSEVYGMSGDAELKEDESPLIVGPIVKMRWIYSCSKQMMDRMIVAYGQEQGLQYTLFRPFNWIGPRLDTFKDAENHSARSVTQILYDVIHRRKVSLVNGGEQRRSFTWVGDGVEGLMKIIENKNNRADDEIFNIGNPANNYSVKELAELVIDEAKKFPKFREAAENTVLEIIPSAAYYGKSYDDMQNRVPSVKKMEQKLGWKPKTGMHELLNRTIAWYAEHEDN; this comes from the coding sequence GTGAAACTATTCGTTACGGGAGTCAACGGCTTCATTGGAACGCATCTTCTGGAAAGCATACTGACGAAGACGGATTGGCACGTGAGCGGCTTCGACATATCGGAGAGCAATCTGCTGCCCTATGAGTGCAGGAGCCACTTCACGTTCCGCAAGGGAGACATCTTCAAGGCCGACAAAGAGCTTGAAGAGGAAGTTATAAAGGCGGACGTCGTCATTCCGCTCGCCGGGATAGCGAAACCGGCCTATTACATCAAAAAACCCGTTTGGACGTTCGAGCTCGACTTTGAACAGAATCTGAAAATGGTGCGCCTCTGCGCCAAGTACGGCAAGAGGATAATTTTCCCGTCGACCTCCGAGGTCTACGGCATGAGTGGAGACGCCGAGCTCAAGGAGGACGAAAGCCCGCTGATCGTCGGCCCTATCGTTAAGATGCGCTGGATATACAGCTGCTCGAAGCAGATGATGGACCGCATGATAGTCGCCTACGGACAGGAGCAGGGCCTGCAGTACACGCTTTTCCGCCCGTTCAACTGGATAGGCCCGCGCCTCGACACCTTCAAGGACGCGGAAAACCATTCGGCGCGCTCGGTTACTCAGATACTCTACGACGTGATACACCGCCGCAAGGTCTCCCTCGTCAACGGCGGGGAGCAGCGCCGCAGCTTCACATGGGTGGGCGACGGCGTCGAAGGTCTCATGAAGATAATCGAAAATAAAAACAACCGCGCCGACGACGAGATATTCAACATAGGCAACCCGGCGAACAACTACTCTGTTAAGGAGCTCGCCGAGCTGGTTATAGACGAGGCGAAGAAATTCCCCAAATTCCGCGAGGCCGCGGAAAACACCGTGCTCGAGATAATCCCGTCGGCCGCGTATTACGGCAAGAGCTACGACGACATGCAGAACAGAGTGCCCTCCGTCAAAAAGATGGAGCAGAAGCTCGGCTGGAAGCCGAAGACCGGTATGCACGAGCTTCTGAACAGGACGATCGCCTGGTACGCCGAGCACGAGGATAATTAA
- a CDS encoding formyltransferase yields MTDRPRIVLFAYSEVGCLCLEELLRLGANVAGVFTHDDDPDEEIWFRSVRDIALKNGVPVWAPKKLDEAEIELYRSLGAELVFSFYYRAMIPKKILEAPRLGAYNMHGALLPKYRGRACVNWAVLNGETKTGATLHVMTEKADRGDIVDREAVEIKFTDSAHDVFMKVAEAARKIIARKLPELEAGTAPRVPQNEAEATYFGRRRPEDGRIDWNRSAVEIYNLVRAVTHPFPGAFAYIGGRKYYIWRARPIEGEAKPGEIVSYRPLVVGTGAGLLKILSIQPEGGEEGECLR; encoded by the coding sequence ATGACGGACAGGCCGCGCATAGTCCTCTTCGCCTACAGCGAGGTCGGCTGTCTATGTCTTGAGGAGCTCCTCAGGTTGGGCGCGAACGTCGCCGGAGTTTTCACTCACGATGACGACCCTGACGAAGAGATATGGTTCCGTTCCGTCAGGGACATCGCGCTGAAAAATGGCGTGCCGGTGTGGGCGCCGAAGAAGCTCGACGAAGCCGAGATAGAGCTTTACAGATCGCTCGGGGCGGAGCTCGTCTTCTCATTCTACTACCGCGCGATGATACCGAAAAAAATCCTCGAAGCCCCGCGCCTCGGAGCCTACAACATGCACGGCGCGCTGCTGCCGAAGTACCGCGGCCGCGCCTGCGTGAACTGGGCCGTGCTGAACGGCGAGACAAAGACCGGCGCGACGCTGCACGTAATGACCGAAAAGGCCGACCGCGGCGACATAGTAGACCGCGAGGCGGTGGAGATAAAATTCACCGACAGCGCTCACGACGTTTTCATGAAGGTCGCGGAGGCGGCGCGGAAGATAATCGCGAGAAAGCTGCCGGAGCTCGAAGCGGGCACGGCGCCGCGCGTCCCGCAAAACGAAGCGGAGGCGACCTATTTCGGCCGCCGCCGTCCGGAAGACGGCCGAATAGACTGGAACAGGAGCGCCGTGGAAATCTACAACCTCGTCAGGGCCGTGACGCATCCCTTCCCCGGGGCGTTTGCTTATATCGGCGGGAGAAAGTATTATATATGGCGGGCGCGCCCGATCGAAGGCGAGGCGAAGCCGGGAGAGATCGTTTCCTACCGTCCGCTCGTCGTCGGCACCGGGGCGGGCCTTCTTAAAATTCTGAGCATCCAGCCCGAAGGCGGAGAGGAAGGGGAGTGTCTGCGGTGA
- a CDS encoding glycosyltransferase family 39 protein — protein MFSPIFRRNLFFAASIAALLLIYIAPLGSYPLMEPDEGRYAEIPREMIESGNYITPTLNYVKYFEKPAFLYWMNAAAFHLFGENEFAARIGCALCALGGAAAAAVLGAFIYGRAAGFLAGVVAATSLLYFAIGTINITDMPLSFFLTLAFVSFYIAHVKEEKKYYLLFYFSCAMALLTKGLVGVVLPGTAIFCYIIATRQWKLFYKPLWLPGIILFFAAGAPWFYLVCRDNPDFFNFFFVREHFVRYATKMHGRYEPFWFFFPLIPAALVPWTAFLFALFGKGSVVRSPRGGGERRAVVYLLSWFAVILLFFSFSDSKLVPYIVPCVPPLAILIGADVFRMFEDKEWHGFALPTLALFNGLLGVALLVYSFVGKEIAAADALPVAAKTGFALIAMPAAAWYYTSRGGRGFKPAIRALVLCSLLFVWGIEGIYGIVAPQRTMRDVSELIMKESEGSETIAAFDEVLQGIPFYTKRRVMMVGSPGELEYGAAQPEGRGWFLTKEEFMPQWNSGKKSFILVVKNGDRLEYLFPKGKIRAAKRFDVGKYVVLFNREERRE, from the coding sequence GTGTTTTCCCCGATATTTCGCAGAAATCTGTTTTTTGCCGCCTCCATTGCGGCTCTGCTTCTTATATATATAGCTCCGCTCGGTTCCTATCCTCTGATGGAGCCCGACGAGGGACGCTATGCGGAGATCCCGCGGGAGATGATCGAGAGCGGTAATTATATAACGCCGACGCTCAACTACGTGAAATATTTTGAGAAGCCGGCCTTTCTCTACTGGATGAACGCAGCCGCCTTCCACCTCTTCGGAGAGAACGAATTCGCTGCGCGCATCGGCTGCGCGCTCTGCGCGCTCGGAGGCGCGGCGGCCGCCGCGGTGTTGGGAGCTTTCATCTACGGCCGCGCCGCGGGCTTCCTTGCCGGCGTGGTCGCCGCGACCTCGCTCTTGTATTTTGCGATAGGCACGATAAACATAACGGACATGCCGCTGTCCTTTTTTCTTACGCTCGCCTTCGTCTCCTTCTATATAGCGCACGTCAAGGAAGAGAAAAAGTATTATCTGCTTTTTTATTTTTCCTGCGCGATGGCTCTGCTTACGAAGGGGCTGGTCGGCGTAGTGCTGCCGGGCACGGCGATCTTCTGCTACATTATAGCGACGAGGCAGTGGAAGCTTTTTTATAAGCCGCTCTGGCTGCCGGGGATAATTTTATTTTTCGCGGCGGGGGCGCCGTGGTTTTATCTCGTTTGCAGAGACAATCCAGACTTTTTCAATTTCTTCTTCGTACGCGAGCATTTCGTTCGCTACGCGACGAAGATGCACGGGCGCTACGAGCCTTTTTGGTTCTTCTTCCCGCTGATTCCCGCCGCGCTCGTGCCGTGGACGGCCTTCCTCTTCGCGCTCTTTGGTAAAGGGAGCGTCGTGCGCTCGCCGCGCGGCGGCGGGGAGCGCCGCGCCGTAGTATATCTGTTGAGCTGGTTCGCCGTGATATTGCTCTTTTTCTCCTTCTCCGATTCAAAGCTCGTCCCCTATATCGTCCCCTGCGTCCCGCCGCTCGCGATACTGATCGGCGCGGACGTCTTCAGGATGTTCGAGGATAAGGAGTGGCACGGCTTCGCTCTGCCGACGCTGGCGCTATTCAACGGGCTGCTGGGGGTCGCGCTCCTCGTCTATTCCTTCGTAGGTAAAGAGATCGCCGCGGCCGACGCGCTGCCGGTCGCTGCGAAGACCGGCTTCGCGCTGATAGCGATGCCGGCCGCGGCCTGGTACTACACTTCGCGCGGCGGAAGGGGCTTCAAGCCGGCGATAAGGGCGCTCGTCCTCTGCTCGCTGCTCTTCGTATGGGGGATAGAGGGCATTTACGGCATCGTAGCGCCTCAGCGCACCATGAGAGACGTCTCCGAGCTGATAATGAAGGAATCGGAGGGGAGCGAGACGATAGCCGCCTTCGACGAGGTGTTGCAGGGCATACCTTTTTACACTAAGCGCCGCGTGATGATGGTCGGCTCCCCCGGCGAGCTCGAATACGGCGCGGCGCAGCCGGAGGGAAGGGGCTGGTTCCTTACGAAGGAGGAGTTTATGCCCCAGTGGAATAGCGGCAAGAAAAGCTTTATACTTGTCGTGAAGAACGGCGATAGGCTTGAATACCTTTTCCCGAAGGGGAAAATTCGCGCGGCGAAGCGCTTCGACGTCGGGAAATATGTCGTTCTCTTCAACAGGGAGGAGCGCAGGGAATAA
- a CDS encoding UDP-glucose dehydrogenase family protein — protein sequence MDICVVGTGYVGLVTGTCFAEKGNKVCCVDIDEERVAKLKGGVCPIYEPGLGELIEKNVRAGRLSFSTDIKDGLDGTQLCFIAVGTPPADDGRADLAQVLAAVDGIASALTHSCRIVVKSTVPVGTGTLLCRRIKNHLRERGMEKIDLEVLSNPEFLKEGMAIEDCLHPDRVVIGAASEEARAVMRELYLPFADESRIIFMDPASAEITKYAANTMLAARISFMNEIAQLCDRVGADVLSVKRGMASDRRIGEFFLDAGCGYGGSCFPKDVQALCCIGEAQGLDMTMASAVGKVNRKQKQQLHMMMRVRFGAEMEGLTAAIMGLSFKPRTDDMREAPSRTLIHGLLNCGASVRAYDPIAMAEAKKLLPSVVKYAPDVETLLSGADCAAIVTEWQEFKDADWQRLGALMKRKIVFDGRNICDPCRMRSLGFEYYCIGRNMTPKGRG from the coding sequence ATGGACATCTGCGTCGTAGGGACGGGCTACGTCGGCCTCGTCACCGGCACCTGCTTTGCCGAAAAGGGAAATAAAGTCTGCTGCGTGGATATAGACGAGGAACGCGTGGCCAAGCTGAAGGGCGGCGTCTGCCCCATCTATGAGCCGGGGCTCGGCGAGCTTATCGAAAAAAATGTGCGCGCAGGGCGCCTCTCATTCTCCACCGATATAAAGGACGGGCTCGACGGTACGCAGCTCTGCTTCATCGCGGTCGGCACGCCGCCGGCCGACGACGGGCGAGCCGACTTAGCGCAGGTGCTCGCGGCGGTCGACGGCATAGCGTCGGCCCTCACCCATTCCTGCCGCATCGTCGTCAAATCGACCGTGCCGGTCGGCACGGGGACACTGCTCTGCCGCCGCATAAAGAATCATCTGCGCGAACGCGGCATGGAAAAGATAGACCTCGAGGTGCTCTCGAATCCGGAGTTCCTCAAGGAGGGAATGGCGATAGAGGACTGCCTTCATCCCGACCGCGTCGTGATAGGCGCGGCGAGCGAAGAGGCGCGCGCCGTGATGCGCGAACTGTACCTCCCCTTCGCCGACGAAAGCAGGATAATCTTCATGGACCCCGCCTCCGCCGAGATAACGAAGTACGCCGCTAACACTATGCTCGCGGCGCGCATCAGCTTTATGAACGAGATAGCGCAGCTCTGCGACAGGGTCGGAGCCGACGTGCTCTCGGTGAAAAGGGGGATGGCCTCCGACCGCAGGATCGGCGAATTTTTCCTCGACGCCGGCTGTGGATACGGCGGCTCATGCTTCCCTAAGGACGTGCAGGCGCTCTGCTGCATAGGCGAGGCTCAGGGGCTCGACATGACGATGGCCTCCGCGGTGGGCAAGGTGAACCGCAAGCAGAAGCAGCAGCTGCATATGATGATGCGCGTGCGCTTCGGCGCCGAGATGGAGGGCCTCACAGCCGCTATCATGGGGCTCTCCTTCAAGCCTCGGACCGACGATATGCGCGAGGCCCCGTCGCGGACGCTGATTCACGGATTGCTGAACTGCGGCGCGTCGGTGCGCGCCTACGACCCGATCGCGATGGCTGAAGCCAAAAAGCTGCTGCCTTCGGTCGTGAAGTACGCGCCGGACGTCGAAACGCTGCTTTCCGGCGCGGATTGCGCGGCGATCGTCACGGAGTGGCAGGAATTCAAGGACGCCGACTGGCAAAGGCTCGGCGCTTTGATGAAGAGGAAAATCGTTTTCGACGGGCGCAACATCTGCGACCCGTGCAGGATGCGCTCGCTCGGCTTTGAATATTACTGCATCGGCAGGAACATGACCCCCAAGGGGCGCGGCTGA
- a CDS encoding uracil-xanthine permease family protein has protein sequence MAKKKLVYGIDDRPPLPIMILAGAQHVLTLFGATTLVPLVLGPAMGMTTAQIGAFIGCVYFSMGIATLFQTHPKIGSGLPIVQGSSFSFIPPIMTIIGAYKAMGPDVVMQYVGGALIAGGVVLSLLGYSRLIGRVRRIITPVVIGPTIMAIGFSLAPTAIQYNAANFWPVSLLVVLLVFFFSLVSKNKYFNIFAILSSVVIAYLLCLLLSLSGTFAPGHAAYIDLQSVYDAPWFRYKLFMPWGAPKLSGLAIGAIAAGFFCVMIESIGDYHNCSYAAGIDDPTPEQINRGIGVEGAMCALSGLLGSVATTSYTENIGLIGLTGVASRYVVRAGAVILILLSLIGKLGALIATMPTPVIGGAYITLFGTIGALGIQNLMRADMGSQRNVLIVGFAFLMALGLPGWVEPNQALFAGALGTTFGGMIWAVLKTPMAVAGILAALCDNLVPGTPEERGIAGGSK, from the coding sequence ATGGCAAAGAAAAAGTTGGTTTACGGCATTGACGACCGCCCGCCGCTGCCTATTATGATACTTGCCGGCGCGCAGCACGTTTTGACGCTCTTCGGAGCTACGACGCTCGTGCCCCTCGTTCTCGGCCCGGCCATGGGCATGACGACAGCGCAGATCGGCGCCTTTATCGGATGCGTTTATTTCAGCATGGGCATCGCGACGCTCTTCCAGACGCACCCAAAGATCGGCTCGGGGCTCCCGATCGTCCAGGGCTCGAGCTTCAGCTTCATCCCGCCTATCATGACGATCATCGGCGCGTATAAGGCGATGGGTCCCGACGTGGTTATGCAGTACGTCGGCGGCGCGCTGATCGCCGGAGGCGTCGTCCTTTCGCTTCTCGGCTACAGCAGGCTTATCGGACGCGTCAGAAGGATAATCACGCCGGTCGTAATAGGTCCTACGATAATGGCGATAGGCTTCTCGCTCGCGCCGACCGCCATTCAGTACAACGCGGCGAACTTCTGGCCGGTCTCGCTGCTCGTCGTGCTGCTCGTCTTCTTCTTCAGCCTTGTCAGCAAAAACAAATATTTCAACATATTCGCAATACTCAGCTCCGTCGTGATCGCGTATCTGCTCTGTCTCCTCCTCTCCCTCTCCGGAACCTTCGCGCCGGGGCACGCGGCCTACATCGACCTGCAGAGCGTCTACGACGCGCCGTGGTTCCGCTACAAGCTCTTCATGCCGTGGGGCGCCCCCAAGCTTTCGGGGTTGGCGATAGGTGCTATCGCGGCCGGCTTCTTCTGCGTGATGATCGAATCTATCGGCGACTACCACAACTGCTCCTACGCGGCCGGCATCGACGACCCTACGCCGGAGCAGATCAACCGCGGCATCGGCGTCGAGGGAGCGATGTGTGCACTCTCGGGGCTGCTCGGCTCCGTGGCTACGACCTCCTACACTGAAAACATCGGACTCATCGGCCTTACCGGCGTGGCGAGCCGCTACGTCGTGCGCGCCGGCGCCGTTATTCTGATACTGCTCTCGCTGATAGGTAAACTCGGCGCCCTCATCGCGACGATGCCGACGCCCGTTATCGGCGGCGCTTATATCACGCTCTTCGGCACGATCGGCGCGCTCGGCATACAGAACTTGATGCGCGCCGACATGGGCAGCCAGCGCAACGTGCTTATTGTCGGCTTCGCGTTCTTGATGGCGCTCGGGCTCCCCGGATGGGTCGAGCCGAACCAGGCGCTCTTCGCAGGCGCGCTCGGCACTACGTTTGGCGGCATGATCTGGGCCGTCCTCAAGACGCCAATGGCGGTGGCCGGGATATTGGCGGCGCTGTGCGACAACCTCGTTCCCGGCACGCCGGAGGAGCGCGGGATAGCGGGCGGCTCCAAATAG